From a single Mycolicibacterium mengxianglii genomic region:
- the radA gene encoding DNA repair protein RadA, which translates to MAKTGGTKARSQYRCSECQHVTAKWVGRCPECGTWGTVNEAPVLAALGGSAHRGVVPASAAVPISAIDPARTRHVHTGVSELDRVLGGGIVPGSVTLLAGEPGVGKSTLLLEVVHRWAQAGRRALYVSGEESAGQIRMRAERTGCTHDEVYLAAESDLHTVLGHIEAVQPTLVIVDSVQTLSTTDTDGVTGGVTQVRAITTALTGYAKSAAGPGVAIILVGHVTKDGAIAGPRSLEHLVDVVLHFEGDRNTTLRLVRGVKNRFGAADEVGCFVLHDNGIEGVADPSGLFLDQRPEPVPGTAVTVALDGKRPLIGEIQALIGQEVPSPRRAVSGIDQSRVAMIAAVLESRAGLPLGRRDIYLSTVGGMRLTDPSADLAVALAMATAYAELCLPTSTVVIGEVGLAGDLRRVTGMDRRLAEAARLGFTTALVPPGAKTSKGLRTVEVATMSEALRAMMRIAVPPASKPPAVRPPVRPDLKVVDGGSSVTDAGDNDWL; encoded by the coding sequence GTGGCTAAAACCGGTGGGACGAAAGCGCGCTCCCAGTACCGCTGTTCGGAATGCCAGCACGTCACCGCGAAATGGGTGGGCCGCTGCCCCGAATGCGGCACCTGGGGCACCGTCAACGAGGCCCCGGTCCTCGCCGCGCTGGGTGGTTCAGCACACCGCGGCGTCGTACCCGCATCTGCCGCGGTACCCATCAGTGCCATTGATCCGGCCCGCACCCGGCACGTCCACACCGGAGTCAGCGAACTCGACCGGGTGCTCGGCGGCGGGATCGTCCCGGGATCGGTGACCCTGCTGGCGGGCGAACCGGGCGTCGGCAAATCCACGCTGCTTCTCGAGGTGGTGCACCGCTGGGCGCAGGCCGGCCGACGCGCGCTCTACGTCTCCGGTGAGGAATCCGCCGGGCAGATTCGGATGCGCGCCGAACGCACCGGGTGCACCCATGACGAGGTCTACCTGGCCGCCGAGTCCGATCTGCACACCGTGCTCGGGCACATCGAGGCAGTGCAGCCGACGCTGGTGATCGTCGACTCCGTGCAGACGCTGTCGACCACCGACACCGACGGCGTGACCGGCGGCGTCACTCAGGTGCGTGCGATCACCACCGCACTGACCGGGTACGCCAAATCGGCGGCCGGCCCCGGCGTGGCGATCATCCTCGTCGGCCACGTCACCAAAGACGGCGCGATCGCCGGGCCCCGTTCACTGGAACACCTCGTCGATGTGGTGCTGCATTTCGAAGGTGACCGCAACACCACGCTGCGGCTGGTCCGCGGCGTGAAGAACCGGTTCGGCGCCGCCGACGAGGTGGGCTGTTTTGTGTTGCACGACAACGGAATCGAAGGTGTCGCCGACCCGTCGGGGCTATTCCTGGACCAGCGCCCCGAGCCGGTCCCCGGCACGGCGGTCACCGTGGCACTCGACGGCAAGCGCCCGTTGATCGGCGAAATCCAGGCGTTGATCGGCCAGGAAGTGCCCTCGCCGCGGCGGGCGGTCAGCGGCATCGACCAATCGCGTGTCGCGATGATCGCCGCGGTGCTGGAGAGCCGGGCCGGCCTGCCACTCGGGCGGCGTGACATCTACCTGTCGACAGTCGGCGGGATGCGTCTGACCGACCCCTCCGCCGACCTCGCGGTTGCACTGGCAATGGCCACCGCCTACGCCGAACTGTGCCTGCCCACCTCCACCGTCGTGATCGGCGAGGTGGGCCTGGCCGGGGACCTGCGCCGCGTCACCGGCATGGACCGCCGCCTCGCCGAGGCGGCCCGACTGGGGTTCACCACCGCCCTGGTGCCGCCGGGCGCGAAGACCAGCAAGGGCCTGCGCACCGTGGAAGTCGCCACCATGAGCGAAGCGTTGCGCGCGATGATGCGTATCGCGGTACCACCGGCCAGCAAACCACCCGCGGTCCGTCCCCCGGTGCGGCCGGACCTCAAAGTGGTAGACGGTGGTTCGTCGGTCACGGACGCAGGGGACAATGACTGGCTGTGA
- the disA gene encoding DNA integrity scanning diadenylate cyclase DisA, which translates to MAVTPSNKPTLRETVGRLAPGTALRDGLERILRGRTGALIVLGYDDSVEAICDGGFAIDVRYAPTRLRELSKMDGAVVLSTDGSRIMRANVQLVPDPSIPTDESGTRHRSAERSAIQTGYPVVSVSHSMSIVTVYVAGERHVVADSATILSRANQAIATLERYKARLDEVSRQLSTAEIEDFVTLRDVMTVVQRLEMVRRIGLEIDSDAVELGTDGRQLRLQLEELLGGNDTARELITRDYHANPESPSVAQVAATLEELDSLSDTELLDFTALARVFGYPSTVEAQDTALSARGYRAMAGIPRLQFAHVDLLVRTFGSLQGLLAASATDLQSVEGIGAMWARHVREGLSQLAESTIADRLA; encoded by the coding sequence CTGGCTGTGACGCCCAGTAACAAGCCGACCCTGCGTGAGACGGTCGGGCGGTTGGCGCCCGGTACCGCGTTACGCGACGGCCTGGAGCGCATTCTCCGCGGCCGCACCGGAGCGCTGATCGTCCTGGGTTACGACGACTCCGTCGAGGCCATCTGCGACGGGGGCTTTGCGATCGACGTCCGCTACGCCCCCACCCGGCTGCGCGAACTGTCGAAGATGGACGGCGCGGTGGTGCTGTCCACCGACGGCAGCCGCATCATGCGCGCCAATGTCCAGCTGGTGCCCGACCCGTCCATCCCGACCGACGAATCCGGTACCCGCCACCGCTCCGCGGAGCGTTCGGCCATCCAGACCGGCTACCCGGTGGTCTCGGTCAGCCACTCGATGAGCATCGTGACCGTCTACGTCGCCGGCGAGCGGCACGTGGTGGCGGATTCGGCGACCATCCTGTCCCGAGCCAACCAGGCCATCGCGACGCTGGAACGCTACAAGGCCCGGCTCGACGAGGTGAGCAGGCAGTTGTCCACTGCCGAGATCGAGGACTTCGTGACGCTGCGCGACGTCATGACCGTCGTGCAGCGACTGGAGATGGTGCGACGCATCGGCCTGGAGATCGACAGCGACGCCGTGGAGCTGGGTACCGACGGGCGACAGCTACGCCTGCAGCTCGAGGAGCTGCTCGGAGGTAATGACACCGCTCGGGAGCTGATCACCCGCGACTACCACGCCAACCCGGAGTCCCCGTCGGTGGCGCAGGTCGCCGCCACCCTCGAAGAGCTGGACAGCCTGTCGGACACCGAGCTGCTCGATTTCACCGCGCTGGCCCGGGTCTTCGGCTATCCATCCACAGTCGAGGCGCAGGACACGGCGCTGTCGGCTCGCGGCTACCGCGCCATGGCGGGCATCCCGCGGCTGCAATTCGCCCACGTCGACCTGCTGGTACGCACTTTCGGCTCGCTGCAGGGCCTGTTGGCCGCCAGCGCCACCGACCTGCAATCGGTGGAAGGCATCGGTGCGATGTGGGCCCGCCATGTGCGGGAAGGGCTGTCGCAGCTGGCTGAGTCGACGATCGCCGACCGGCTGGCCTAG
- a CDS encoding IS481 family transposase, with amino-acid sequence MSHRNAPLSETGRLRLARCVVEDGWTLRRAAERFQVAVTTAQRWAARYRELGPAGMADRSSRPHHSPNQTPARTERRIIKVRVTRRWGPARIGYLLGIHPSTVHRVLTRYGIARLRWLDRPTGRVVRRIETAAVGELVHIDVKKVGKIPDGGGWRMRGRAIGKRNSQAHKTGVRSKHRHPVRGYHFLHTAIDAHSRLVYSELLADERKETAAGFWIRANAWFNQCGIIVSKVLTDNGSCYRSHAFRDALGDIEHRRTRPYRPQTNGKVERFHRTLADEWAYARLYTSDTERCAEYPRWLHTYNHHRGHTALGGQPPASRVPNLSGQYT; translated from the coding sequence GTGTCCCACCGTAATGCCCCATTGTCAGAAACCGGTCGTCTGCGCCTGGCTCGTTGCGTCGTCGAAGACGGCTGGACGCTGCGCCGGGCCGCGGAGCGCTTTCAGGTCGCGGTCACCACGGCCCAGCGCTGGGCGGCCCGATACCGCGAGCTGGGGCCGGCCGGTATGGCCGATCGCAGCTCACGCCCGCACCACAGCCCGAATCAAACCCCGGCCCGCACTGAGCGACGGATCATCAAAGTCCGGGTCACGCGCAGGTGGGGACCAGCCCGAATCGGTTATCTGCTGGGCATTCATCCCTCCACGGTGCACCGCGTGCTGACGCGTTACGGGATTGCCAGGCTGCGCTGGTTAGACCGCCCGACCGGCCGGGTCGTGCGTCGCATCGAAACGGCTGCGGTTGGCGAACTGGTCCACATCGACGTCAAGAAAGTCGGCAAGATTCCCGACGGCGGTGGGTGGCGTATGCGGGGCCGTGCCATCGGGAAACGCAACTCGCAAGCTCATAAAACCGGAGTCCGCAGTAAGCATCGCCACCCGGTGCGCGGTTATCACTTCCTGCACACCGCCATCGACGCCCACTCGCGGCTGGTCTACAGCGAGCTGCTTGCCGACGAACGCAAAGAGACTGCCGCGGGGTTCTGGATTCGCGCCAACGCCTGGTTCAACCAATGCGGCATCATCGTCTCAAAGGTGTTGACCGACAATGGTTCCTGCTATCGGTCACACGCATTCCGGGACGCACTTGGTGATATCGAACACCGACGAACCCGCCCCTATCGGCCCCAGACCAACGGCAAGGTCGAACGCTTCCACCGCACCCTGGCCGACGAGTGGGCCTACGCCCGGCTCTACACCAGCGACACCGAACGCTGCGCCGAATACCCCCGCTGGCTGCACACCTACAATCATCACCGCGGCCACACCGCACTCGGCGGTCAACCACCCGCCAGCCGCGTACCCAACCTCTCAGGTCAGTACACCTAG
- a CDS encoding superantigen-like protein SSL4, producing MLETEPHHLPPEIYRRRRALAIGISVFVLVIIVAIVVAVTQGGSSTEPQNTADDQPNTAQGPLAPTPTPEVKSPVVPPAVEAPQPTPTATVAVEPPPVLQEGDDCPDSTLAVKGITSEPRYTIGDQPKFTMVVTNIGLVGCQRDVGAAVLAAYVYSLDNKRLWSNLDCAPSNETLVKMFNPGEQVTTEVTWTGMGSEPQCPLPRQPIGPGTYNLVVQLGNLRSATVPFMLADASAPPAPPADAPPPPAPAPTGG from the coding sequence GTGTTGGAAACCGAACCGCATCACCTACCGCCGGAGATCTATCGTCGCCGCCGGGCCTTGGCGATAGGCATCTCGGTTTTCGTCCTCGTGATCATCGTGGCCATCGTCGTGGCGGTGACCCAGGGTGGGTCCAGCACCGAACCGCAGAACACTGCCGACGACCAGCCGAACACCGCGCAGGGGCCGCTGGCGCCCACGCCCACTCCCGAGGTCAAGTCACCGGTTGTGCCGCCTGCCGTCGAAGCCCCGCAGCCCACGCCCACGGCGACGGTCGCCGTCGAGCCGCCACCGGTGCTGCAGGAGGGCGACGACTGCCCGGATTCGACCCTGGCCGTCAAGGGCATCACCAGCGAGCCTCGCTACACCATCGGCGACCAGCCAAAATTCACCATGGTGGTGACCAACATCGGACTGGTCGGTTGCCAGCGCGACGTCGGCGCCGCGGTGCTCGCGGCCTATGTCTACTCGCTGGACAACAAGCGGCTCTGGTCCAACCTGGACTGTGCACCGTCCAACGAGACGCTGGTCAAGATGTTCAACCCGGGTGAGCAGGTGACCACCGAGGTGACATGGACCGGTATGGGCTCGGAGCCGCAGTGCCCGCTGCCGCGCCAGCCGATCGGGCCGGGCACCTACAACCTGGTGGTGCAACTCGGAAACCTGAGATCGGCCACCGTCCCGTTCATGCTGGCCGACGCGAGCGCCCCGCCGGCACCCCCGGCTGACGCGCCGCCGCCGCCCGCACCTGCGCCGACCGGCGGCTAG
- a CDS encoding carbonic anhydrase yields MPNTSPVTAWKALREGNDRFVAGEPQHPSQSIQHRASLTEAQRPTAVVFGCADSRVAAEIIFDQGLGDMFVVRTAGHVIDSAVLGSIEYAVTVLDVPLIVVLGHDSCGAVKATLSALDEGSVPGGYVRDVVERVTPSILLGRRDGLTRVDEFEARHVIETGAQLIDRSTVISQRVTAGTLAIVGLTYHLADGKVALRKHLGDIGE; encoded by the coding sequence ATGCCGAACACCAGCCCAGTGACCGCTTGGAAGGCACTCAGAGAGGGTAACGACCGCTTTGTCGCGGGCGAGCCTCAGCACCCCAGCCAGAGCATCCAACACCGCGCCAGCCTGACCGAGGCGCAGCGGCCGACGGCGGTGGTCTTCGGCTGTGCGGACAGTCGGGTGGCCGCCGAGATCATCTTCGACCAGGGTCTCGGTGACATGTTCGTGGTGCGCACCGCCGGTCATGTCATCGACTCCGCGGTGCTGGGCTCGATCGAGTACGCGGTGACGGTGCTCGATGTGCCGCTGATCGTGGTGTTGGGCCATGACAGCTGCGGCGCCGTGAAGGCGACTCTGTCGGCACTTGACGAAGGATCGGTGCCCGGCGGCTACGTGCGCGACGTGGTGGAGCGGGTGACGCCGTCCATCCTGCTGGGGCGGCGCGACGGGCTGACCAGGGTCGACGAGTTCGAGGCCCGGCATGTCATCGAGACCGGCGCCCAGTTGATCGATCGTTCCACGGTGATCTCGCAGCGTGTGACCGCGGGCACGCTGGCCATCGTCGGGCTCACATATCACCTTGCCGACGGCAAAGTGGCGCTGCGCAAGCACCTCGGCGACATCGGCGAGTAG
- a CDS encoding HhH-GPD family protein — MSIEASEVVAWFAAERRDLPWRRPGVSAWQILVSEFMLQQTPVARVQPIWLDWIARWPTPSATAAAGPADILRAWGKLGYPRRAKRLHECATVIAAEHGDVVPDDVETLLTLPGVGSYTARAIACFAYQQSVPVVDTNVRRVVARAVHGRADAASPSAKRDEADVAVLIPDDETAPRFSAGLMELGALICTARNPRCGLCPLSVCAWRSAGYPPATGPAKRVQKYAGTDRQVRGRLLDVLRASDIPVTRAQLDIVWLTDTGQRDRALDSLLVDGLVEQTGDGRFALAGEGADAAEVRGR; from the coding sequence ATGAGCATCGAGGCGTCCGAAGTCGTGGCGTGGTTCGCCGCAGAACGTCGCGATCTGCCCTGGCGCCGGCCGGGGGTCAGTGCCTGGCAAATCCTGGTCAGCGAGTTCATGCTGCAGCAGACCCCCGTGGCCCGGGTCCAGCCGATCTGGCTGGACTGGATCGCCCGGTGGCCCACCCCATCGGCCACTGCCGCTGCCGGCCCCGCCGATATCCTGCGGGCCTGGGGCAAGCTCGGATATCCGCGGCGGGCCAAGCGACTGCACGAATGCGCCACCGTGATCGCCGCCGAGCACGGTGACGTGGTGCCTGATGACGTCGAGACCTTGTTGACGCTTCCCGGGGTGGGCAGCTACACCGCGCGGGCGATTGCCTGCTTTGCCTATCAGCAGTCGGTGCCGGTGGTCGACACCAATGTGCGACGGGTGGTGGCGCGCGCGGTGCACGGGCGCGCCGATGCCGCCTCCCCGTCCGCCAAACGCGACGAGGCTGACGTCGCGGTGCTGATCCCCGATGACGAGACCGCGCCGCGGTTCTCGGCGGGACTCATGGAACTCGGGGCGCTGATCTGCACCGCGCGCAACCCGCGGTGCGGACTGTGCCCGCTGTCGGTGTGCGCCTGGCGGTCGGCTGGTTATCCGCCTGCCACCGGACCGGCCAAGCGGGTGCAGAAGTATGCCGGAACCGATCGGCAGGTTCGCGGTCGGCTCCTGGATGTGTTGCGTGCCAGCGACATTCCGGTTACCCGTGCGCAGTTGGACATCGTGTGGCTGACCGACACCGGGCAGCGCGACCGGGCGCTGGACTCACTGCTGGTCGACGGTTTGGTGGAGCAGACGGGGGACGGCCGCTTCGCGCTGGCAGGCGAAGGCGCCGATGCGGCCGAGGTACGAGGCCGCTGA
- a CDS encoding succinate dehydrogenase cytochrome b subunit, with amino-acid sequence MTSNVDEVDRGDAGHEVRRGPKIAHPHWAWRVDPSSVTLKLVMAVTGIVFSLYVLVHMIGNLKVYTGPADFDAYAHWLRTLLEPLLPYEGLLWIFRTFLLICLVAHVGCAVLLTRRAHVARGRFRRRGLGLRSFTARTMLVTGVVLLLFIVFHILDLTVGVRPFASTSFTPTTETSSDAYANLVASFSRPGVAVFYLLAMAVLGAHLVHGLWTVVNDLGVTGQRARQVCVTLGGLLALAVMVGNMTIPIAVWVGLVQ; translated from the coding sequence ATGACATCCAACGTCGACGAAGTCGACCGTGGCGATGCCGGCCATGAAGTCCGCCGCGGACCCAAGATCGCCCACCCGCACTGGGCATGGCGGGTTGACCCATCGTCGGTGACCCTCAAGCTCGTCATGGCGGTCACCGGAATCGTGTTCTCCCTCTACGTTCTGGTTCACATGATCGGCAACCTCAAGGTGTACACGGGGCCCGCGGATTTCGACGCCTACGCGCACTGGCTGCGCACTCTGCTCGAGCCTCTGCTGCCCTATGAGGGCCTGCTGTGGATCTTCCGGACCTTCCTGCTGATATGTCTGGTCGCACACGTCGGCTGCGCCGTGCTGTTGACCCGCCGAGCACATGTGGCCCGTGGCCGCTTTCGCCGCCGGGGGTTGGGCCTGCGCTCGTTCACCGCGCGCACCATGTTGGTCACCGGCGTGGTTCTGCTGCTGTTCATCGTGTTCCACATCCTGGATCTGACGGTGGGCGTCAGACCGTTCGCCAGCACGTCGTTCACCCCCACCACCGAAACCTCCAGTGACGCTTATGCCAACCTCGTCGCCAGCTTCAGCCGCCCCGGTGTCGCGGTGTTCTACCTGCTGGCGATGGCGGTCCTGGGTGCTCATCTGGTGCACGGCCTGTGGACCGTGGTCAACGACCTGGGGGTGACCGGCCAGCGTGCACGCCAGGTGTGCGTGACTCTCGGTGGACTGCTGGCGTTGGCGGTGATGGTCGGCAACATGACGATCCCGATTGCCGTCTGGGTTGGACTCGTGCAATGA
- a CDS encoding fumarate reductase/succinate dehydrogenase flavoprotein subunit, whose amino-acid sequence MTAELTRLSTVGAPITGGVPAGDPALAWQHRTLDYRLVSPLNRRKFTVIVVGTGLAGAGCAAALGELGYNVESFTFHDAPRRAHSVAAQGGINAARARKVDNDSVERFVKDTVKGGDFRAREADCFRLAQESARVIDHMNAIGAPFAREYGGSLDTRSFGGVQVSRTYYTRGQTGQQLQTAGSQALLRQVNAGTVNLHTRTEMLDVIVADGQARGVVTRDLITGEVRATTGHVVVLATGGYGSVFFRSTLARNSNVTATWRAHLRGALFASPAFIQFHPTALPVNSEWQSKTILMSESLRNDGRIWVPKKAGDDRDPNDIPDSDRDYYLERMYPSYGNLSPRDVSSRAARTQIDSGHGVGPLKNSVYLDFRDALKRLGRAKIAERYGNLFSMYRDATGEDPYLVPMRIAPGAHFSMGGLWSDYDQMTSLPGLFVAGEASWAYHGANRLGANSLLSACVDGWFTLPYSVPNYLAGQLGTAPLPADHPAVTSTLQEVSDRVQSLLAIGGTQGPERFHRRLGDLLYHGCGVSRSAAGLTRTISQIDELTAHFWADLRVTGTGTEFNQELEKAGRVADFLGLARLMCIDALDRDESCGAHFRIEHQTPGGEAQRDDDNWCFVSAWEHGADGVPVRHDEPLQFSAVPLQTRNYV is encoded by the coding sequence ATGACGGCCGAACTGACACGACTGTCCACCGTCGGCGCACCGATCACGGGTGGAGTTCCCGCCGGCGACCCGGCGCTGGCCTGGCAGCATCGCACCCTGGACTACCGGTTGGTGAGTCCGCTGAATCGGCGCAAGTTCACCGTGATCGTCGTCGGCACCGGTCTGGCCGGTGCGGGATGCGCCGCGGCACTGGGCGAATTGGGTTACAACGTCGAGAGTTTCACCTTCCACGATGCTCCGCGCCGGGCACACAGTGTCGCGGCCCAGGGTGGGATCAACGCCGCCCGTGCCCGCAAGGTCGACAACGACAGCGTCGAACGGTTCGTCAAGGACACGGTCAAGGGCGGCGATTTCCGTGCCAGGGAGGCCGATTGCTTCCGGCTGGCACAGGAGTCGGCACGCGTCATCGACCACATGAACGCCATCGGCGCGCCCTTCGCCCGCGAGTACGGCGGCAGTCTGGACACCCGGTCGTTCGGCGGCGTGCAGGTCTCACGCACCTACTACACCCGCGGCCAGACCGGCCAGCAGTTACAGACCGCCGGGAGCCAGGCACTGCTGCGCCAGGTGAACGCGGGCACGGTGAACCTGCACACCCGTACCGAGATGCTGGACGTCATCGTCGCCGACGGGCAGGCCCGGGGCGTCGTCACCCGGGATCTGATCACCGGCGAGGTCCGTGCCACCACCGGGCACGTCGTCGTCCTCGCGACCGGCGGCTACGGCAGTGTGTTCTTCCGGTCCACCCTGGCGCGCAATTCGAATGTCACCGCAACCTGGCGCGCCCATCTGCGTGGCGCGCTGTTCGCCTCCCCGGCCTTCATCCAGTTCCATCCGACCGCGCTGCCGGTGAATTCGGAATGGCAGTCCAAGACCATCCTGATGAGTGAGTCCCTACGCAACGACGGCCGGATCTGGGTGCCCAAGAAGGCCGGCGATGACCGCGACCCCAACGACATTCCGGACTCCGACCGGGACTACTACCTCGAACGGATGTATCCGTCGTACGGCAATCTCTCACCACGTGACGTCTCGTCGCGGGCTGCGCGCACCCAGATCGATTCCGGCCACGGGGTCGGGCCGCTGAAAAACAGTGTGTACCTGGACTTCCGGGATGCGTTGAAACGCCTGGGCAGAGCGAAGATCGCTGAACGGTACGGCAACCTGTTCTCCATGTACCGTGACGCCACCGGCGAGGACCCGTACCTGGTGCCGATGCGGATCGCCCCGGGTGCCCACTTCTCGATGGGCGGGTTGTGGAGCGATTACGACCAGATGACTTCATTGCCAGGACTTTTCGTTGCCGGTGAGGCCAGCTGGGCCTATCACGGCGCCAACCGGCTCGGCGCCAACTCACTGCTGTCGGCGTGCGTCGACGGCTGGTTCACGTTGCCGTACTCGGTGCCGAATTACCTTGCCGGACAGCTGGGTACGGCACCGTTGCCTGCTGACCACCCGGCGGTGACCAGCACCCTGCAGGAGGTCTCCGACCGGGTGCAGTCCCTGCTCGCGATCGGCGGCACCCAGGGGCCCGAGCGTTTTCACCGCCGACTCGGGGACCTGCTCTACCACGGGTGCGGAGTGTCGCGGTCGGCCGCAGGTTTGACGCGCACGATCAGTCAGATCGACGAGCTGACCGCCCACTTCTGGGCCGACCTGCGGGTGACCGGCACCGGCACGGAGTTCAACCAGGAGCTCGAAAAGGCCGGGCGGGTCGCTGATTTCCTCGGTCTGGCGCGCCTGATGTGCATCGATGCCCTCGACCGTGACGAGTCCTGCGGCGCACACTTCCGGATCGAGCACCAGACACCCGGCGGGGAGGCGCAGCGCGACGACGACAACTGGTGCTTCGTGTCCGCCTGGGAGCACGGGGCCGATGGGGTTCCGGTCCGCCACGACGAGCCCCTCCAGTTCTCTGCCGTCCCACTCCAGACGAGGAACTACGTATGA
- a CDS encoding succinate dehydrogenase/fumarate reductase iron-sulfur subunit produces MRLTLEIWRQADAEAPGGFEQYVVDDATPEMSLLELLDRLNDALVADGQEPVAFDSDCREGVCGSCGITVDGRPHGPVPNTPSCRQHVRSYADGARVRIEPFRSAAFPVVRDLVVDRSALDRMISAGGHIAVDAGTAPDADSEPLTHDAAEYALDFAACIFCGACVAACPNGAAHLFAGAKLLHLGTVVSGKLERGRRAKNLIGQMEQEFGPCSSYGECADVCPESIPLTAVAAVNREVVRARLRGKPN; encoded by the coding sequence ATGAGACTGACATTGGAGATCTGGCGGCAGGCCGATGCGGAGGCGCCGGGCGGATTCGAACAGTACGTGGTTGACGACGCCACGCCGGAGATGTCGTTGTTGGAGTTACTCGATCGACTCAACGACGCACTGGTTGCCGACGGGCAGGAGCCGGTTGCCTTCGACTCGGACTGCCGCGAGGGCGTGTGTGGGTCCTGCGGGATCACCGTGGACGGCCGCCCCCATGGTCCGGTGCCCAATACCCCGTCCTGTCGCCAGCACGTGCGCTCCTACGCCGACGGTGCGCGCGTCCGCATCGAACCGTTCCGCTCCGCCGCTTTTCCGGTGGTGCGCGATCTGGTGGTGGACCGCTCGGCGCTGGACCGGATGATCTCCGCCGGTGGGCACATCGCCGTCGACGCGGGGACCGCGCCCGACGCCGACTCCGAGCCGCTGACTCACGACGCAGCGGAATACGCGCTGGATTTCGCGGCCTGCATCTTCTGCGGCGCCTGCGTGGCAGCCTGCCCGAACGGAGCTGCGCACCTGTTCGCCGGCGCCAAGCTGTTGCACCTGGGCACGGTCGTCAGCGGCAAGCTCGAACGTGGCCGTCGCGCAAAGAATCTCATCGGTCAGATGGAGCAGGAGTTCGGGCCCTGCTCCAGCTACGGCGAATGTGCCGACGTGTGCCCGGAGAGCATTCCCCTGACTGCGGTGGCCGCCGTCAATCGCGAGGTCGTGCGCGCTCGGCTGCGCGGCAAACCGAACTGA
- a CDS encoding GlxA family transcriptional regulator: MINSVSALVLDGLAPFEFGVICEVFGIDRSADNVPNFDFKVCGPQAGVPVRTTVGASLTPDYDFSSLLGADLVAVPAISGVEYPQEALDALRTAADTGSIILTVCSGAFVAGAAGLLDGRACTTHWMHAEELARLYPTAKVDRNVLFVDDGNLITSAGTAAGIDACLHLVRREIGSAATNTIARRMVVPPQRDGGQRQYIEQPIPVGHSEGFAPQLDWIMQNLQHPHTVASLAARAHMSARTFARRFVEETGRTPMQWVTDQRVLYARRMLEETTLDIDRIADKAGFGTATLLRHHFRRIIGITPSDYRRRFACEDCAATA, encoded by the coding sequence ATGATCAATAGTGTCTCAGCATTGGTGCTGGACGGCCTGGCGCCCTTCGAGTTCGGCGTCATCTGCGAGGTGTTCGGGATCGATCGCTCAGCCGACAACGTCCCGAACTTTGATTTCAAGGTGTGCGGACCCCAGGCTGGGGTGCCGGTGCGCACCACGGTGGGCGCCAGCCTGACGCCCGACTATGACTTCAGTTCCCTGCTCGGCGCCGACCTCGTGGCCGTGCCGGCGATCAGCGGTGTGGAGTATCCGCAGGAAGCGCTCGACGCGTTGCGCACCGCAGCCGACACCGGGTCGATCATCCTCACGGTGTGCTCGGGTGCATTCGTCGCCGGCGCGGCCGGCCTCCTCGACGGGCGGGCCTGTACCACCCACTGGATGCACGCCGAGGAGCTGGCTCGCCTCTATCCCACCGCGAAGGTCGACCGCAACGTGCTGTTCGTCGACGACGGCAACCTGATCACCAGCGCCGGAACCGCTGCGGGTATCGACGCGTGTCTGCACCTGGTGCGTCGGGAGATCGGCAGTGCGGCAACCAATACCATCGCTCGCCGGATGGTGGTGCCCCCGCAGCGTGACGGCGGACAGCGCCAGTACATCGAGCAGCCCATCCCGGTGGGTCACTCGGAAGGGTTTGCGCCACAACTGGATTGGATCATGCAAAATCTGCAGCATCCGCACACCGTGGCGTCGCTGGCGGCGCGGGCACACATGTCGGCGCGCACGTTCGCCCGGCGCTTCGTCGAGGAGACGGGCCGCACTCCGATGCAGTGGGTCACCGATCAGCGGGTGCTCTACGCCCGCCGGATGCTCGAGGAGACCACCCTGGACATCGACCGGATCGCGGACAAGGCCGGTTTCGGAACCGCGACCCTGCTCCGCCATCACTTCCGCCGGATCATCGGAATCACGCCGTCGGACTACCGTCGTCGCTTCGCCTGCGAAGACTGCGCAGCGACAGCCTGA